The segment GCCACGCGTACGCGTGCGGTCGCCGTGGTGCCCTACGACCCGGCGCTCGAGGTCGGTTCGTCGATCGAGTACGGCGATCTGCAGAACGAGACACGCCAGGCCTGGCTGCGGGCCGCGTCGACGATGCTGGAGCCGTTCGCGGAGTAGGTTTCGTCGTACGTCCGGGCTAGGCTTCTCGGCGCCGTCAAGGAAGAGGGGGTTCCGGGTGTCTGACTCGTTCGTGCACCTTCATGTGCACACCGAGTATTCAATGCTCGACGGGGCGGCCCGGATCAAGGAACTCCTCGGTGAGGCGAAACGGCTCGGCATGCCGGCCGCCGCGATCACCGACCACGGCAACATGCACGGCGCCTACGAGATGTACAGGCAGGCCAAAGACGCCGGCATCATCCCGGTGATCGGCGTCGAGGCCTATCTCGCGCCCGATTCGCGGCTGACCAAGAGCCGGGTCAAGTGGGGCCGTCCGGAGCAGAAATCGGACGACGTCTCCGGTAACGGTGCGTACACGCACATGACCATGTGGGCGCGCAACGCGGTCGGTTTGAAGAACCTGTTCCGGCTCAACTCGCGGGCGTCCATCGAGGGCCAGCTCGGTAAGTACCCGCGGATGGACTTCGACATCATCGCGGAGCACGCCGAGGGCATCATGGGCACCACCGGCTGCCCGTCCGGCGCGGTGCAGACCCGGCTGCGGCTCGGCCAGTTCGACGAGGCGCTCAAGTCCGCCGCGATGTACCAGGAAGCCCTCGGCAAGGACAACTACTTCCTCGAGATCATGGACCACGGCCTCTCCATCGAGAAGCGGGTCCGGGACGGCCTGCTCGAGATCGGGCAGAAGCTCGGCATCAAGCCGCTGGTGACCAACGACTCGCACTACACGTACGAAGCGCAGGCCGAGGCGCACGACGTGCTGCTGTGCGTGCAGACCGGCAGCAACGTGGCCGACCCCAACCGGTTCCGGTTCGACGGCAACGGCTACTTCGTGAAGTCGGCCGACCAGATGCGCGCGGTGGACTCGTCCGAGGCCTGGCAGGAGGGCTGCCGCAACACGCTGCTGGTGGCCGAGAAGGTGGACATCGACGGGATGTTCACCTTCAAGAACCTGATGCCCCGGTTCCCCATCCCGGACGGCTACACCGAGGAGGAGTACTTCCGGCATGTGGCGTTCGAGGGCCTGCGCCGGCGCTTCCCGGACGGCATCCCGGAGACGCACGTCAAGCAGGCGGAGTACGAGTTGGGCGTCATCATCCAGATGGGCTTCCCGGCGTACTTCCTGGTCGTCGCCGACTTCATCCAGTGGGCGAAGAACAACGGCATCGCCGTCGGCCCGGGTCGTGGCTCGGCCGCGGGCTCGCTGGTGGCGTACGCGATGGGCATCACCGACCTCGACCCGCTGCCGCACGGCCTGATCTTCGAGCGGTTCCTCAACCCCGAGCGTGTCTCGATGCCCGATGTCGACATCGACTTCGACGAGCGCCGGCGCGGCGAGGTGATCCGGTATGTGACGGAGAAGTGGGGCGACGACCGGGTCGCCCAGATCGCGACGTTCGGCACGATCAAGGCGAAGGCTGCGATCAAAGACTCGGCCCGGGTGCTGGGCTACCCGTTCGCGGTCGGCGACCGGATCACCAAGGCCATGCCGCCGGACGTGATGGGCAAGGGCATCACCCTCGGCGGCATCTTCAACAAAGAGGACAAGCGGTACAACGAGGCCGGTGAGATCCGCTCGCTCTACGAGACGGACCCGGACGTCAAGAAGGTGATCGACACCGCGCGCGGCATCGAGGGCCTGATCCGGCAGACCGGTGTGCACGCGGCCGGCGTGATCATGTCCGCCGAGCCGATCATCGACCACATCCCGCTGATGCGCCGGGCCACCGACGGCGTGATCATCACGCAGTTCGACTACCCGACCTGCGAGACGCTCGGCCTGCTGAAGATGGACTTCCTGGGCCTGCGGAACCTGACGATCATCGACGACGCGAACAAGAACATCGAGCTCAACCACGGCAAGGCGCTGGATCTGCTGGCCCTCCCGCTGGACGATCAGGCGGCGTACGACCTGCTGGCTCGCGGCGACACCCTGGGCGTGTTCCAGCTCGACGGTGGCCCGATGCGCTCGCTGCTGCGCCTGATGAAGCCGGACAACTTCGAGGACATCTCCGCCGTCCTGGCGCTCTACCGTCCCGGTCCGATGGGCGTCGACTCGCACACCAACTACGCGCTCCGTAAGAACAAGCTCCAGGAGATCACCCCGATCCACCCGGAGCTGGAGGAGCCGCTGCGCGAGATCCTGGAGCCGACCTACGGCCTGATCGTCTATCAGGAGCAGGTGCAGCGCGCCGCGCAGATCCTCGCCGGTTACAGCCTCGGCCAGGCCGACCTGCTCCGCCGCGCGATGGGTAAGAAGAAGAAGGAGATCCTCGACAAGGAGTTCGTCCCGTTCCGCGACGGCTGCCGGGAGAACGGCTACTCCGACGAGGCCACCCAGGCGGTGTGGGACGTGCTGGTCCCGTTCGCCGGCTACGCGTTCAACAAGGCGCACTCCGCGGCGTACGGGCTGGTCTCCTACTGGACGGCGTACCTGAAAGCGCACTACCCGGCCGAGTACATGGCCGGTCTGCTCACCAGCGTCGGTGACGACAAGGACAAGATGGCGGTCTACCTGGCCGAGTGCCGCCGCATGGGCATCCAGGTGCTGCCGCCGGACGTGAACCAGTCGGCCGGCCCGTTCACCCCGGTCGGCAAGGACATCCGGTTCGGTCTCGGCGCGGTCCGCAACGTCGGTGGCAACGTCGTCGAGGCGGTCGTCCGGTGCCGCAAGGAGAAGTCGGAGTACACCGACTTCTACGACTTCCTGTCCAAGGTCGACGCAGTGGCCTGCAACAAGCGGACCATCGAATCCTTGATCAAGGCGGGCGCCTTCGACTCGATGGGGCACAGCCGCAAGGGTCTGCTGGCGGTGCACGCCGAGGCCATCGATGCGTACGCGGATGTCAAGCGCAACGAGGCAGCCGGGCAGTTCGACCTCTTCGGCGCCTTCGGTGACACCGACTCCGGGGTGTCGGCGACGGTCGCCATGCCGGTGATCGGCGACAGCGAGTGGGACAAGCGCGACAAGCTGGCCTTCGAGCGGGAGATGCTCGGCCTCTACGTCTCCGACCATCCGCTCGCCGGTCTCGAGGTGCTCCTGCAGAATTCGGCGGACACCAGCATCGCCGCGCTCAACGAGGAGGGCTCAGTGCCGGACGGCCAGGTGGTGACCCTCGCCGGCATCCTCACCGGGGTGCAGCGCCGGATCACCAAGCAGGGCCGGGCGTGGGCCTCAGCTACCCTGGAGGACCTGGCCGGCGGGGTCGAGGCGCTCTTCTTCCCGAACACGTACGAGCTGGTCGGGCAGTACATCGCCGAGGACGCGATCGTGGTGGTGAAGGGCCGGGTCGACCGGCGCGACGACACCCCGCGGATCATGGCGATGGACATGTCCATCCCCGACATCACCCACAACCCGGACACCAAGCCGGTCACCCTCACGATGCCGATCACCCGGTGCACACCGCCGCTGGTGGACGAGCTCAAGGAGATCCTGGTGAGCCATCCGGGCGACACCGAGGTGCACGTCCACCTGCAGAACGGCAGCCGGACCACGGTGATGCGCCTCGGTGGCGTCCGGGTCGCGGCGACCCCGGCGCTGCGGGCCGACCTCAAAATGATCCTCGGCCCGTCGGCCGTGGCCTGACGGCGACGGCCGATCTGGAAGGATCGCAGGGTGCACCCGAGTGAGGAGCCGGCCGAGCCGCCGTACCGTCCGGATCAGCCGTACCAGCCTGAACAGCCCGGCCGGTGGTCGGTTCAGCGGTGGGGGATCGAGTACGGCAGCCGCCGGCCGTGGCGCCGGACGCTGACGGTCGCCGTCGTGCTCACCGCGGTGGTCAGCGCTCTGGGCGTGCCGCTCGGGCTGCTCTGGGCGTGGCTGGCACCCGGTGTGCCGGTGGTCGACATCGGCGACAACGGCGTGGTGGTGAACGACCCCTCACCCGAGCAGTACATCGCGGCCGACGGCTGGTTCACCCTGCTCGGCCTCGGCTTCGGGATTCTCGTGGCGGTGGCCGCCTGGCTCGTCCTGCGCCGGGACCGCGGCCCGTTCCTCCTGCTCGGCGTGGTGCTCGGCACGTCGATCGCGGGCCACTGGGTGGCGCCGTTCGTCGGCGAGCTGATCGGCCGCGACGACTACGACCAGTGGCGCGCCACCGCGGCGCGCGGCGCCACCTTCCTGGCGCCGCCGGAGGTGCACTCGCTCGGCCCCACGCTGGTGCCGGCGTTCGCCGCGGCGATCGTGCTGACCCTGCTGGCCGGCTGGTCGAACGATCCGGATCTGGACCATCCCGGCGCCCAGCCCGGCTACGGTCCCAACCATCCGGGCATGCTGCCGGGCTACCCCGGCTATCCGGGCGCCTACGACGTCCCTGATCACCGCGTCTACGAGCCGCCCTTCGACCAGCCGGTCCCGCCGCCCGGCACGAACGGGGCCGGCGTCGGTTCGGAGCCCGCTCCGCCGGACCCGAATCGGCCCGCCTGACGCTGCGCCGGCGCGCTTGGCGCTGGGCCGGCCGGCTTGGCGCAGGCGCCGACCGGCTTGGTGCTGCGCCGGCCGGCTTGGAGTCGCGCTCCGGCGGTCAGTTCGGGCTGGCGGGGCGGGCGAGGTCGGAGAGCGGGACCGGGACCGCGCGGACCCGGGCCAGCAGACCGGCCTCGCGGTTGAGCAGGCGCAACTCGGCGCGCAGCCGGCTCGCCGTGTCAGGCATGGCGAGCAGCAGCTGGCGCTCCTCGACGGTGAGCTGCGCGGTGGCGGCGACCAGGTGGGACAGCACGGTCGGGTCGTCGGGCACCTGGTCGAGCACCTCGGTGTTGGGGCGCAGCAGCTCCAGGTAGGTCTGGAAGGCGGTCAGCACCCGCGGCGCGAGCAGGTGGGCCGTCTGGTCGGCCGCGTCCTCCTCGGGCAGCCAGCGGACCTGCGCTGTGAGGTATGGCGCGCTGCCCTGCTCGATGCTGAGGACGGTGAACCGGCGCCGGCCGACGGTCATGATGTCGAAGCGGCCGTCCGGCAGCTCGGTGACGTGGCGCAGCTCGGCGGTGCAGCCCACCTCGTAAAGATCGGCGGCGCTGATCGGGGGTGTCTCCGTGGCCGCGCCGTCGCCGGGATCCGGCGCCACCTCGCTGCCGTGCCGGAGGGTGACCACGCCGAACTCGTGCGGTGTCTCCGCCGACTGCGCCACCAGCTCCCGGACGAGCGTGCGGTAACGCTCCTCGAAGATGTGCAGGGGCAGGACCAGACCGGGGAAGAGCACCGTGCTCAGCGGGAACACCGGCAGCCGATCGCTCACGCGTTCAGCCTAGTCTCCGACCGACCTTGGTCAACCCGGGCGAGAGGCGAGGTGTCTCAACGCCTGGGCCTGCCGGTCGCGGGCGGTAACTCGATTCCGGGGCCGCCTAGACTGGGCGTGTGCTGAATCGGATCGACCTGCGCGGCTCCCGCCGGGACCCGCGCGGACTGCTGCCCCGTGCCCAACTCGACGTCTCCGTCGCGGTCGAGAAGATCCGCCCGGTCGTCGAGGCGGTGCATCAGCATGGGTTCAGCGCGATCCGGGAGGCGACCGAGCGGTTCGACGGCGTCCGGCTGGAGCGCCTGCGGGTGCCGGCCGAGGCGATCGCCGCTGCCGCCGAGACCCTCGACCCGGAGGTGCGCGCCGCCCTGCTCGAGGCGATCAAGCGGGCCCGCAAGGTGCACGCCGACCAGCGCCGCACCGACGTGACCACGCAGGTCGTCGACGGTGGCACGGTCACCGAGCGCTGGGTGCCGGTGCGCCGCGTCGGGCTCTACGTCCCGGGCGGCCTGGCCGTCTACCCGTCGACCGTGGTGATGAACGTGGTGCCCGCCCAGGAGGCCGGCGTCGAGGGCCTGGTCGTGGCGTCGCCGCCGCAGACCGCCAACAACGGCCTGCCGGACTCGCGGGTGCTGGCCGCCTGCGCGCTGCTCGGCGTCGACGAGGTCTACGCGGTCGGTGGCGCCCAGGCGATCGCGATGCTGGGGTACGGGTCGGACGGCGCAGACGAGGGCGACCGGTGTGAGCCGGTGGACGTCATCACCGGGCCGGGCAACATCTGGGTGACCGCGGCGAAGCGGATGCTGCGTGGCACCGTCGGGATCGACGCCGAGGCCGGCCCGACCGAGATCGCCATCCTGGCCGACGAGACCGCCGACCCGCGGCACGTCGCCGCCGACCTGATCAGCCAGGCGGAGCACGACCCGCTCGCCGCGAGCGTGCTGGTCACCGACTCGACGGCGCTCGTCGACGCGGTCGAGGTCGAGCTGGGCAAGCAGGTCGCGGCCACCAAGCACGACGAGCGGGTGCGGACCGCGCTGACCGGTGAGCAGTCCGGTGTGGTGCTGGTCGACGACCTCGAGCAGGGGCTGGCGGTCGTCGACGCGTACGCGGCGGAGCACCTGGAGATCCAGACGCGCGACGCGCGGCAGTGGGCCATGCGGGTCCGCAACGCCGGCGCGATCTTCGTCGGCGCCTGGGCGCCGGTCTCGCTCGGCGACTACGCGGCGGGGTCCAACCACGTGCTGCCCACCGGCGGCTGCGCCCGGCATTCGTCCGGCCTGTCGGTGCAGTCGTTCCTGCGGGGCATCCACGTCGTGGAGTACACCGAGGAGGCTCTGCGCGATGTCGCCGGCCACGTGGTGGCGCTGGCAAACGCGGAGGACCTGCCGGCGCACGGAGATGCTGTCAAAGTGAGGTTCGGCCAGTGACCACGATCGACGATCTGCCGATCCGGGATGATCTGCGCGGCAAGTCGCCCTACGGCGCGCCGCAGCTCGACGTCGCGGTCCGGCTGAACACCAACGAGCATGCCTTCGCGGTCCCGCAGCCGGTGGTCGAGGCGATGCGCAAGATGCTCGACGCCGAGCTGGCCGACCTCAACCGCTACCCGGACCGGGACGCGGTGGCGCTGCGCACCGACCTCGCTGACTATCTGGGGCACGGCCTCACCTACCGCAGCGTGTGGGCGGCCAACGGCTCCAACGAGGTGCAGCAGCAGCTGCTCCAGGCGTTCGGCGGCCCGGGGCGGACCGCGCTCGGCTTCGGCCCGTCGTACTCGATGCATCCGCTGCTCGCGGGCGGCACCGGCACCCGCTGGATCGGTTCGCTGCGTGACCCCGACTTCGGGCTGCGTCCCGAGGCGGCGATCGCGGAGATCGAGAAGCACGACCCGGACATGGTCTTCCTCTGCTCGCCGAACAACCCGACCGGCACCGCGCTCGACCCGTCGGTGATCGACGCCGTGCTCGGCGCGGCGCGCGGCATGGTGCTGGTCGACGAGGCCTACTTCGAGTACGCCCGGGCCGGCACCCGCAGCGCGATCGAGTTGCTTCCCGGGCACCCGCGCCTGGTGGTGACCCGGACCATGAGCAAGGCGTTCGGGTTCGCCGGTGGACGGCTGGGCTACTTCGCCGCCGACCCGGCCGTGATCGACGCGGTCCAGCTGGTGCGCCTGCCGTACCACTTGAGCGCGCTGACCCAGGCCGCCGCGCGGGCCGCCGTCTCGCAGAGCGCCGCGCTGCTGGCCACCGTCGAGCAGATCAAGGTCCAGCGTGACCGGATCGTCTCCACCCTGCGGGCCCGCGGAGTCCGGGTCGCCGACAGCGACGCCAACTTCGTGCTGTTCGCCGTCTCCCCGGACCAGAAGGCCGACTGGCAGGCGTTCCTCGACCGGGGCGTGCTGATCCGCGATGTGGGCCTGGCCGGCTGGCTGCGGGTCACCGCCGGCACCGAATCCGAGACGACTGCTTTCCTGAACGCTGCTGAGGAGATCCTTTCGTGAGCCGCACCGCCCGCATCGAGCGCGTGACCAACGAGACCAAGGTGCTGATCGAGATCGACCTCGACGGCACCGGCAAGGGCGACCTGAACACCGGGGTCGGCTTCTACGACCACATGCTCAACCAGCTCGCCAAGCACGGCGGATTCGACCTGACCGTGCGCTGCGAGGGCGATCTGGAGATCGACTCGCACCACACCATGGAGGACACCGCGATCGCGCTGGGCGAGGCCTTCGCCCGCGCGCTCGGCGACAAGCGGGGCATCCGGCGGTACGGGTCGGCCACCATCCCGATGGACGAGGTGCTGGTCCGGGCCGCCGTCGACCTGTCCGGCCGGCCCTATGTGGTGCACGACGAGCCGCTGCTCACGCCGTACATCGGACCGGTCTACGCGACCAGCATGACCCGGCACATCTTCGAGGCGTTCGGCCACGCGGCCAAGGTGACCCTGCACGTGGACGTGCTGCGGGCCTGCCGGCCGGGCGGCCACCCGGACGCGCACCACGTGGTGGAGGCGCAGTTCAAGGCGTTCTCCCGGGCGCTGCGCGAGGCCGTCGAGATCGACCCGCGCAACGCCGGGGCGCTGCCGTCCACCAAGGGGGTGCTGTGATCTCCCTGGTCCTGTTCGCGCTGGCCGGCATCCTGCTGGGCGGCGTGATCCAGCTGGTGAAGTCGGATGCCACGAAGTTCAGCATCGGCCTCACCGCGGTGCTCGCGCTGCTGGCCACCGCGGGCGGGTTCGCCTGGTGGCCGTCGGGGGAGGCGTGATGAAGGTCGTCATTCTGGACTACGGCTCGGGGAACCTGCGCTCGGCGGAGCGGGCCGTCGCCCGCACCGGTGTGGACGTGACGGTGACCGACGATCTGGCGGCCGCGGCTGCCGCGGACGGTCTCGTGGTGCCCGGTGTCGGGGCGTACGCGGCGTGTATGGCCGGGATCGAGCAGCTCGGCGCCGGCCCGGTGATCGCGGACCGGGTGGCGGCCGGCAAGCCGGTGCTCGGCATCTGCGTCGGCATGCAGATCCTCTTCGACTCCGGTGTGGAGCACGGGGTGGAGACCAAGGGGCTGGGCCTGCTGCCGGGTTCGGTCACCAAACTCGCCGCGCAGCGCATCCCGCACATGGGCTGGAACACCGTGCAGGTGCCGGAGGGATCCCGGCTACTGGCCGGTCTGCCCGCTGACACGAGGTTTTACTTCGTCCACTCGTACGCCGCTCAAGATCTTGACCTTTTGGCGCAGGCCGGCGCCGAGGTGACCAGCGCAAGCCACGACCTGCCGTTCGCGGCCGTGGTGGAGGCCGGCGCGCTCAGCGCTGCCCAGTTCCACCCGGAGAAATCGGCGGACGCCGGGTTTGCGCTGCTCAGCAACTGGGTCGCGACCCTGCGGTGAGCAAGGAACGCGCGCGACGGCGGGCCGAGCGGCTCGCCGTCCTGGAGAAGGAGAAGGCGGTCCGCGCCCGGAAGGTGGCCCGGCGCGGCCGGCGCCAGGCCCTCGTGCGGCGCCTCAAACCGCGGTTCGGCCGGGACGGCCGGCTCTATCACCGCAGCCGGCGGCAACGGATCGGCATCGTGGTCGTCACCCTGCTGGCCGTCGCGGCGGTCTGGACGCTCATCCCGGACCTCGCACTTCGCATCATCCTGACCGCCATGCTCGTCCTGGCTGTGCCGGCCCTCGTCGTCGTGGTGCTCGGCCGCCGCGCCTGAACCCGTTCTCTAGGGAGAAGAATGACCCTCCAACTGCTGCCCGCCGTCGACGTCGCCGACGGCCAAGCCGTCCGCCTGGTGCAGGGCGCCGCCGGCTCGGAGACTGCCTACGGTGACCCGCTCGAGGCCGCGCTGGCCTGGCAGAACGACGGCGCCGAGTGGATCCATCTGGTCGACCTGGACGCCGCTTTCGGCCGCGGTTCGAACGCCGAGCTGCTCGCCGACGTGGTGCGCCGGCTCGACGTGAAGGTGGAGCTCTCCGGCGGCATCCGGGACGACGAGTCGCTGACCCGGGCCCTGTCCACCGGCGCCCAGCGGGTCAACATCGGCACCGCCGCGCTGGAGGACCCGGAGTGGTGCGACCGGATCTGCGGCGAGTACGGCGACCGCGTCGCGATCGGCCTGGACGTGCGCGGCCGCACCCTTGCCGCCCGCGGCTGGACCCGGGACGGCGGCGACCTGTACGAGGTGCTGGCCCGGCTCGACAAGGCGGGCGCGTCCCGCTACGTCGTCACCGACATCACCAAGGACGGCACCATGCGCGGGCCGAACCTGGACCTGCTGCGTGAGGTGTGCGCCGCCACCGACAAGCCGATCATCGCGAGCGGTGGGGTCTCCAAGCTGGACGACCTGCGGGCGCTGGCCACCCTGGAGCCGGTCGGGGTCGAGGGTGTGATCGCTGGTAAGGCGCTTTACGCGGGTGCTTTCACCGTGCGTGAGGCGCTCGACGTGCTCGCGGCCTGAGCCCAGGCTTCGCGTAACGCTTGTTCGGCGGCCCGGATTGCCGGCCGGGCCGCCGCCGAATCACGCCAGGCGACCACGACGTGACGGGTAGGCGTCGGACTTATCCGGACAACTCGGACTTCACGCGGCAGTGGCGGCCGGGCCAGCCGGGGGATCAGGCCGACGCCCAGCCCGGCGGCGATCAACGTCAACTGCGTCTCGAACTCGCCGACCTGGAAGTCCGGGACCACGCCGGGCAGCTTGCGGATCAGATACTCATAGCAGACGTCGCCGGCCCGGACCGCGATCCAGTGCTCGTCACGGGCCTCCTCCAGGGTGGCGGTTCCGCGCAGCCGGTGATCGTCCGGCACGATGAGATCCGCGTGGTCGGCGCCGATCTCCACCTTGGTGACGCAGTCCGGATAGCGCAGACCCACCTCGGGCCAGTCGTCCAGCACGGCCAGGTCGACGTGCCCGCGGCGCAGCAGCTCCAGGCCCTCGTGCGGGTTGACCTCGATCAGGCCGGTGGTGAGCTGCGGATGCCGGCTCTTCAAAGAGCGCAGGGCGTGCGGCATCAGGGCCCGGCAGGCGGTCGCGAAGGCGGCCACGGTGAGCCGGCCGGTGACCGTGTCCCGGTGTGCGGCGAGCGCGGCCTCCGCCTCGTCCATGCTGGTCAGCACCCGCTCCGCGTGGTCGGCGAGCACCCGGCCGGCCTCGGTGAGCCGCAGTCGCCGGCCGTCCTTCTCGACCAGGGTGGCGCCGGTCTCCCGCTCCAGCTTCGAGATCTGCTGGGAGACTGCGGACGGCGTACAGTGCAGGGCCTGACCGGCCGCGAGGACCGTGCCGTAGCTGGCCACCGCGTGCAGCGCGCGCAGCCTGCCGAGGTCAATCATGTAGCGATGCTACATTCTGGGTGTAGGTTAATTTGCTGGTGCTTAAGGTTTCGGGAAACCAGGCTGAGCCGTATGAGACCGCGTGACCTCGCCCTCGCCGTCGCCGTGGCGGCGATCTGGGGCATCAACTTCGTCGCCATCGACGCCGGGCTGGACCATTTCCCGCCGCTGCTCTTCTCCGCGCTGCGGTTCGGGCTGGCCGCCTTCCCCGCGGTGCTGCTGGTCGGCCGCCCGCAGGTGCCGTGGCGGTGGATCGTGATCGTCGCGCTGGTTCTCGGCGTCATCAAGTTCTCGCTGCTCTTCGCCGGGATGGCGGCCGGGATGCCGGCCGGCCTCAGCTCGCTGGTGCTGCAGAGCCAGGCCGTTTTCACGATGTTCTTCGCGGTCTGGTTCCTGCGCGAGCGGCCGCGGCCGATCCAGATCGCCGGCCTGGCCGTCGCGGTTGCCGGCGTCGTCGTGGTGGCCACCCGGATGGCCGCCGAGCTGCCGGCCTTCCTGCTGCTGATCGGCGCGGCGGCAGCCTGGGGCCTGTCCAACATCGCCACCCGCAAGGCGTCCCCGCCGGACACGCTCAACTTCATGGTCTGGGTCAGCGCTCTGGCCACCGGCCCACTTCTGGTGCTCTCCCTGATCATCGACGGTCCGGCCACCGACCTCGCCGCGCTTCGCGCGATCGACACCGAGGCGGTGCTGGCCCTGCTGTACATCGCTCTGCTCTCCACGCTCGCCGGCTTCGCCGGCTGGGGTTTCCTGATGCGCAGGTACGGCGCCGCGACCGTGGCGCCGTTCTCCATGCTCGTCCCGTTCTTCGGCATCGCGTCGGCCGCTCTCGTGCTCGGTGAGCCGATCTACCGGGTGGACGTGATCGGCGGTGTGCTCGTCGTCGGCGGCGTGCTTTTGGGACTGGTCCGGGCCCGGCCGGTGGCGACGAAGGAACTGGTTAGGGTTGGGGCATGACGGTCGCGGTACGAGTGATCCCCTGCCTGGACGTGGACGCCGGGCGGGTGGTGAAGGGTGTCAACTTCGTCGACCTGCGGGACGCCGGTGACCCGGTGGCGCTGGCTTCGGCGTACGACGCGGCCGGTGCGGACGAGCTGACCTTCCTCGACGTGACCGCCTCCTCCGACGACCGCGGCACCATGCTCGACGTGGTCCGGCGGACCGCTGAGACGGTCTTCATCCCGCTGACCGTCGGCGGCGGCGTGCGCTCGGTGGAGAACGTGGACGTGCTCCTGCGCGCCGGCGCGGACAAGGTCGGCGTCAACACCGCGGCGATCGCCCGTCCCGATCTGATCCGCGAGATCGCCGAGCGGTTCGGCAACCAGGTGCTGGTCCTCTCGCTCGACGTGCGCCGGTCGGCCGAGCAGCCGAGCGGCTGGGAGGTCACCACCCACGGCGGCCGGCGCAGTGCCGGGCTCGACGCGATCGAGTGGGCCGCCCGGGTGGCGGACCTGGGCGCCGGTGAGATCCTGCTGAACTCGATGGACGCCGACGGGACGAAGGCCGGCTTCGACCTCGAGCTGATCCGCGCGGTCCGGGCCGTCGTCGACATCCCGGTCATCGCCAGCGGCGGGGCGGGCGCGGTCGAGCACTTCCCGCCCGCGGTCGAGGCCGGCGCCGACGCGGTGCTGGCGGCCAGCGTGTTCCACTTCGGAGACCTCAGCATCGGCGAGGTGAAGGACACACTGCGGTCGGCCGGAAACCCGGTCCGCTGATATGGTCTGCCGCATGACTTTCTGGTGGCCCGCCTGATCGGCGGACCCCCGTACCA is part of the Actinoplanes sp. NBC_00393 genome and harbors:
- a CDS encoding histidinol-phosphate transaminase → MTTIDDLPIRDDLRGKSPYGAPQLDVAVRLNTNEHAFAVPQPVVEAMRKMLDAELADLNRYPDRDAVALRTDLADYLGHGLTYRSVWAANGSNEVQQQLLQAFGGPGRTALGFGPSYSMHPLLAGGTGTRWIGSLRDPDFGLRPEAAIAEIEKHDPDMVFLCSPNNPTGTALDPSVIDAVLGAARGMVLVDEAYFEYARAGTRSAIELLPGHPRLVVTRTMSKAFGFAGGRLGYFAADPAVIDAVQLVRLPYHLSALTQAAARAAVSQSAALLATVEQIKVQRDRIVSTLRARGVRVADSDANFVLFAVSPDQKADWQAFLDRGVLIRDVGLAGWLRVTAGTESETTAFLNAAEEILS
- the hisD gene encoding histidinol dehydrogenase, which encodes MLNRIDLRGSRRDPRGLLPRAQLDVSVAVEKIRPVVEAVHQHGFSAIREATERFDGVRLERLRVPAEAIAAAAETLDPEVRAALLEAIKRARKVHADQRRTDVTTQVVDGGTVTERWVPVRRVGLYVPGGLAVYPSTVVMNVVPAQEAGVEGLVVASPPQTANNGLPDSRVLAACALLGVDEVYAVGGAQAIAMLGYGSDGADEGDRCEPVDVITGPGNIWVTAAKRMLRGTVGIDAEAGPTEIAILADETADPRHVAADLISQAEHDPLAASVLVTDSTALVDAVEVELGKQVAATKHDERVRTALTGEQSGVVLVDDLEQGLAVVDAYAAEHLEIQTRDARQWAMRVRNAGAIFVGAWAPVSLGDYAAGSNHVLPTGGCARHSSGLSVQSFLRGIHVVEYTEEALRDVAGHVVALANAEDLPAHGDAVKVRFGQ
- a CDS encoding LON peptidase substrate-binding domain-containing protein, coding for MSDRLPVFPLSTVLFPGLVLPLHIFEERYRTLVRELVAQSAETPHEFGVVTLRHGSEVAPDPGDGAATETPPISAADLYEVGCTAELRHVTELPDGRFDIMTVGRRRFTVLSIEQGSAPYLTAQVRWLPEEDAADQTAHLLAPRVLTAFQTYLELLRPNTEVLDQVPDDPTVLSHLVAATAQLTVEERQLLLAMPDTASRLRAELRLLNREAGLLARVRAVPVPLSDLARPASPN
- the hisH gene encoding imidazole glycerol phosphate synthase subunit HisH, producing MMKVVILDYGSGNLRSAERAVARTGVDVTVTDDLAAAAAADGLVVPGVGAYAACMAGIEQLGAGPVIADRVAAGKPVLGICVGMQILFDSGVEHGVETKGLGLLPGSVTKLAAQRIPHMGWNTVQVPEGSRLLAGLPADTRFYFVHSYAAQDLDLLAQAGAEVTSASHDLPFAAVVEAGALSAAQFHPEKSADAGFALLSNWVATLR
- the hisB gene encoding imidazoleglycerol-phosphate dehydratase HisB, coding for MSRTARIERVTNETKVLIEIDLDGTGKGDLNTGVGFYDHMLNQLAKHGGFDLTVRCEGDLEIDSHHTMEDTAIALGEAFARALGDKRGIRRYGSATIPMDEVLVRAAVDLSGRPYVVHDEPLLTPYIGPVYATSMTRHIFEAFGHAAKVTLHVDVLRACRPGGHPDAHHVVEAQFKAFSRALREAVEIDPRNAGALPSTKGVL
- the dnaE gene encoding DNA polymerase III subunit alpha, which translates into the protein MSDSFVHLHVHTEYSMLDGAARIKELLGEAKRLGMPAAAITDHGNMHGAYEMYRQAKDAGIIPVIGVEAYLAPDSRLTKSRVKWGRPEQKSDDVSGNGAYTHMTMWARNAVGLKNLFRLNSRASIEGQLGKYPRMDFDIIAEHAEGIMGTTGCPSGAVQTRLRLGQFDEALKSAAMYQEALGKDNYFLEIMDHGLSIEKRVRDGLLEIGQKLGIKPLVTNDSHYTYEAQAEAHDVLLCVQTGSNVADPNRFRFDGNGYFVKSADQMRAVDSSEAWQEGCRNTLLVAEKVDIDGMFTFKNLMPRFPIPDGYTEEEYFRHVAFEGLRRRFPDGIPETHVKQAEYELGVIIQMGFPAYFLVVADFIQWAKNNGIAVGPGRGSAAGSLVAYAMGITDLDPLPHGLIFERFLNPERVSMPDVDIDFDERRRGEVIRYVTEKWGDDRVAQIATFGTIKAKAAIKDSARVLGYPFAVGDRITKAMPPDVMGKGITLGGIFNKEDKRYNEAGEIRSLYETDPDVKKVIDTARGIEGLIRQTGVHAAGVIMSAEPIIDHIPLMRRATDGVIITQFDYPTCETLGLLKMDFLGLRNLTIIDDANKNIELNHGKALDLLALPLDDQAAYDLLARGDTLGVFQLDGGPMRSLLRLMKPDNFEDISAVLALYRPGPMGVDSHTNYALRKNKLQEITPIHPELEEPLREILEPTYGLIVYQEQVQRAAQILAGYSLGQADLLRRAMGKKKKEILDKEFVPFRDGCRENGYSDEATQAVWDVLVPFAGYAFNKAHSAAYGLVSYWTAYLKAHYPAEYMAGLLTSVGDDKDKMAVYLAECRRMGIQVLPPDVNQSAGPFTPVGKDIRFGLGAVRNVGGNVVEAVVRCRKEKSEYTDFYDFLSKVDAVACNKRTIESLIKAGAFDSMGHSRKGLLAVHAEAIDAYADVKRNEAAGQFDLFGAFGDTDSGVSATVAMPVIGDSEWDKRDKLAFEREMLGLYVSDHPLAGLEVLLQNSADTSIAALNEEGSVPDGQVVTLAGILTGVQRRITKQGRAWASATLEDLAGGVEALFFPNTYELVGQYIAEDAIVVVKGRVDRRDDTPRIMAMDMSIPDITHNPDTKPVTLTMPITRCTPPLVDELKEILVSHPGDTEVHVHLQNGSRTTVMRLGGVRVAATPALRADLKMILGPSAVA